The following DNA comes from Numida meleagris isolate 19003 breed g44 Domestic line chromosome 16, NumMel1.0, whole genome shotgun sequence.
TACTGGCTTGCCAGGCACACAATGCTCTGAATCTCTCCAAGAAACCTTTGCTCTCTGGGGATAGGATGTGGTGGCAAGTGTGCGTGTGGGTAACACGTGAGAAATCACTAGTTCATCttaattttttccccctgaagCTTTAAATGTATATGTGTAAGttgtctgtctctctttctttgGCTCTGCTGCATTTGTGCATCTGCGTGGAAGGATTTTGACTTAAATTAGTTTGCATTAAGTTAAAATGTGTCTATGAAGCTAGGAATTCAGCATGGATTGCTTCCAGATACGAGGAGAAAGTTTAAAAAGGAAGCACTGTGTCCTTCTGAATTGGCTTCTATGGAGAGAAGAATATAACCTCATACATTGTTTTTTGACATAGATGAAGTAGAATGCTATGAAGGCTCCACCATAAAGAGCTGTCAGTACTTAACAACAGTTCCAATGGTCCTTGGCATCACATGAAcactagttttcttttttcaggtGCGTTACCGAAGAGACCATCTTTCAAGCAGGCAATTACCTTACTTTCCTTTGCTGGAAGATTTGATGAAGGATGGTAGCGATGGTGCTGCTCTGTTAGCTGTGATACACTACTATTGTCCAGAGCAAATGAAGCTAGAAGGTATGTAGAAAAGTTTCTCAAACAAGTattctgaagtatttgaaaGTTGAACTAGAAATGAATTATcaaatgaaaaagcagcagatctAATAGGTGGTGGTCTGTTTTTTAATAAGACGTTGTCTCTTAAAATTAACAGGCTTGGTCTGATCAGACCTTAAGAAGAAATGAACACGTGTTACTGTTAGCTCACAATTCTTGTAATGTTCAGCAGATGTGTACAACTTGAACTGCAAACCCCGTATTATttgcaaatctgtttttcattgcttttttacTTTATCACTGGATATTGTTTGTAGTCTGTTTACCTTTTCTGTGACTATGAAAATCATGTATGGATTGTAAAACAAATGCCAAATTGATCCTCTTACATGCACTTTCCCTGTCCCTCCTTTTCCTATCTCTGGTATTTAACAGGTAGAGAGATGCACTGGTAGCCAGTAAATATTAAGTGATGCTGTATAAGCACTCTGTGAAGTTCCTATGTGTAGTATTTCTGTTAGCTGTGGATGGAGGTTTCATTCCTTGGGGTGGTGCCATAACTTGTCTTTCTTACCTGTCCAGATATTTGTTTGAAGGAGGTAACATCAATCGCAGACAGCCTCTATAATATTCAGCTCTTGAGAGAATTCTCAAATGAATATCTAAACAAATGCTTTTATCTCACGCTGGAGGACATGTTGTATGCTCCTTTAGTTTTAAAGGTAAGAAACATACTGaaggatatatttttaaataagataataataataagtagGTAAATCATTAGCAGTTATTTTGTTACTGAGAGGAGcgttttctcttttccagcctaaCGTCATGGTGTTCATTGCGGAACTCTTCTGGTGGTTTGAGAATGTCAAACCAGACTTTGTACAACCAAGAGAtattcaggaaataaaagacGGTAAGGTTTTAATGTTCCATAAATATTGGCgagttatttgaaaatatttacatcagAATGAAAACCCGTTGCACgttgctgtttgctttggagCTTGGTTTCTACCCAGgctttctgcttgctgcagcaTTATTTGAAAGCAGTGGGAATGGAAGGGAGGGTTAGTCCTAAATCCACTTGTGGATTGGGTTCTAAGTTTTGGAATGAGataaacagatttattttttttttttactccaaaCCCACTCATTATTTACTTCCTTTCCAGTAAAGTCAcgagaatatatatatttttaaatacaggttACTACCTCATGTTGAATCTCAGTTTTGTGTTGCAGAATTGTCACTATAGTGTTCTGCAGTCTGAAACTTCCTTTTCTACTTTGTTATTCTAATGGTTATTTATAACATTATCacaatttttaatatatgcacAGTTaagacagtgctgcagcagaagagcagtcGCCCACCCGTTCCTATCTCCAATGCAACTAAGAGAAGTTTCATGGCTAGTCCTGCTAGTGCAAATCCAGCAGACGTGCAGCCCTCAGCTCAGGCAGGCTCTGAAGCTTGCAGTAGGTACTACCTGCACCCTGAAGAACCTGACTACCTGTAAGTCTATTCTCATGTTGTTCAGATTAATGAACAACTGTATGCTTCCATTTGGGTCAAATAGGAAATTCTGCTGCTAACTgttctggttttgctgcagaTTTTCTGTACACAGCTTGAATTCACTCAATctgtaaaatattctgaagttcAAAGAAATACTTGGCACTGTTACATTTGGTCTTTGGCAAATTCCAGTAAGCCTCAACACCAAATGTCACCATtgtgttttagaagaaattcttctgatTTCTATTTTGAAGATAGtgtgaaatgtgaaaactgTCCAAGCATCTGATCTTTGCTGGCCATATTCTTTAAATGTTGTTATGAAAAACTTAACTATGATTCAGTGTACAAGGAAGTTAATGACAAGGTTTTTCAGCTGAACTAAATTTGAGGACTATAAGGAGTCTATTCAGCCTTTACTTTCTCTAGTGTACTGTTATATAAGCTACATTTTAAAttcactgtgtttaaaaacataagAACACTTTGATTTCAGATAGTAGTTTACTTTTCATGTGAAAacccttatttttcttttaatttctttaatattaataatatgaTCTTTTGTTTTAGGGGAGGATGGGGGCAACTATTACCACTGTAACTTCTCTACAGTAtaactttcttctgttgttatagaaaaaaattttcttctattaatgAATTCttacttttctgattttctgaattAGTGGCAAAGGAGGAAGCCCTGCCTTTAGCCCTTCCCACCCCCTACTCCCTTTGagacagaaacaacagaaatcttTACAGGGTGAAGACAGCCCTGGTAAGTCTACCTtgaatttgcatttcagaaggCAGTGACAATCACTGTCAATataataattaatgaaaaatacacatgCTGAGAAAAGACAATAGATTTTACCTTAAAGGTACTTCTTGAAAATCTAGGCTTTATGCTTTTACAGAGGTacttagaatttattttcttttatcaaCAGTGGTACTAACCCAGCTTCATTTCAACTGCTGGGTCTCTTACAACATGCAGTGATGAAGGCTGtttaaatcaaaaccaaaaaaaaaaaaagatggggcTGTTGAGTGGGTGGGAGGGATGAGGAAAGCAATTTGAGCACTTCCATGCTTGgaaatgcaaaattcaaatctgtgtataaatatatacagaTGTGTATGCACATGTGTCTCTCtctatatatgtgtatatatatacatatgcatatatatatgtatgtatacagtgccattttttcagtgtattttaccAGGCTTTTGTTTACTTCTCTTAATATTTcaacacatttgttttctgctgccatctcttgGTGAAATAATGTATTATGTTTGCTATTCAAGGTGATGAAACTCCTAGCTTAAAGATTGTTTCTCAAATGTTacccatttaaaaaatattacaggTCATCGCCATCGTTCTAATTCTCTGACTCGTGTTGATGGCCAGCCACGAGGTTCAGTTCTTGCGTGGCCAGAGAAGAAACCCAGGTAATGTGTGGTTTAGGTTTTACAGTAATGTTTAATGAAAGGATTCTCTGTACTGTGACAAACGTCCTTATAGTAATATGGTATCACTTCCTTAGAGCTGGTCTGAGAGTTGCTTaactttgttctctttttaaaaaattgacattttcaGAGATTACTGGTTTTAGTGTTGCAACTGAACGTACTTTAAACATGATTTGCAATATGCCCTGTTGAGAATTTAAGTATCTGAGGTTGCTATCTTACTGTTGGTGATCGCTCTTGCTACAGGCTACCTTTTTCGAATAGAAGTGTTAGCTTTGTGCGTTATGGTCCTTAATTCAGCAAATTGTAACTTTTTGTACTTTCTCATCAGAAGACTGTTCTTATCTTTTCTAGGCCTCTGTCTCAGCCAACACCATTTGCTCTTCATCATTCTGCCAGTACCGATGTGGACCCTGGATCTGGTGATAGCATTAGTCTGGCTAGATCAATCAGCAAAGACAGTCTTGCTTCAAACATTGTTAATGTAACTCCAAAAAACCAACCCCATCCTCCATCAATGAAAACTAATGGGAAGAGCTTGCTGAACAATGTTGAAATTGAGGACGAAGATGAAGAGCTTATTGCAATAATCAGATCTGAAGAAAGGCCAAACCGTGGTGACCTGGAATTGCAGAACGCGGCAGCCAGAGTACCCAGCATAGCTGCAACTGCATGGTCTCCAAAAGTAAATAGCGAGTCTTCGGAAAGCAAACCAGACAGTTTCTACTTGGAGCCCTTGATGCCTGCAGTTCTAAAaccagcaaaggaaaaacaaataataaataaagaggATGAATGTGGGGAGGGGAAACAAAGGAGTTTTATAACAAAGAGATTAAATGAGGGACACTTGCCTTTGATTcgcaagaaaacaaatagcagTCATGGTGAGCATGATCTCAGTAGGACTTTTACTCCCATTTCTAGTTCTGATTTCACTCCAGTTTCTGAGTCCAGTGCTGCAGACTCAGTATCACTGGTGGAGGCGGGGTTAGAAGCCTCCAGACCTTTGGCTAGTAGCAGTTTAGATCCTTCTGCTCAGGATCAACCCACTGgaggattttttcttcatgctgctAAATCTGATGATGACATAGCAAGTAAAGTCAACGTAAGTTATGTGAAAAGTCTCAATTTACATGTTCCAGATACTACATGGACTATGGTGAGACAGGACTCTGATTCTGATCTCTTAGACATAGAAGACACTGAACAGGACTTGGTAGTCTTAGATGACCATCCTATAGTTGCTAAATACATAGGTGAGGAAGAATCTGCAAAGCTGCAAGAGGATATGAAGGTAAAAGAACATGAAGATAAGGATGATGCGAGTGGGCGTTCCAGCCCATGTTTGAGTACTATTTCCCAAGTTAGCAGCGTGTCGATGGCTAGCGGGAGCGTCCGAATGACCAATTTTGCAGAACGCAAGCTTCAGAGGCTTAATAGCTATGAAACCAAGTCCAGCACAAGTAGTTCACAAAAGACCACACCGGATGGATCAGAAAGCTGCCCAGCACCACTGACCACGTGGAAACAGAAGCGAGAGCAAAGCCCCAACAGACCAAACAAAGATAACGTTAATCTTTTAGCTTCTGAATTGGTGCAGCTTCATATGCAGTTGGAAGAGAAACGAAGAGCAATAGAAGCTCAGAAGAAGAAGATGGAAGCCTTATCAGCAAGGCAGCGACTAAAGTTGGGCAAGGCAGCTTTCTTGCATGTTGTTAAGAAAGGGAAATCTCCCGATGTTCCACAACCGCTTAAACCGGAACATTTTCCAAAGGAATACCCTCGGCACAATGGTGAAGACTTAGATGAAGTTTCTTTGGGTTCTAAGTCTGAAGAATACTttgtgaaggaggaggaaagagaagacatACTTAATGATTCTCAAGAGGtaacaaaagtgaaaatgcagGAAAGCATAGCTTTTGTTGAGCAACACAAACCAAAAGATTCTGCTGCTATACATGAattggaaaaaagtaaaattatttctgctgccCTTCTAGAAGACAATGTTACAGAAGTAGATATTAACGAATGTGATCTTTCTAttgaaaaactaaatgaaacAATCAGCACACTTCAGCAGGCTATATTAAAGATTTCTCAGCAACAGGAACTGCTTATGAAATCTCCGTCAGTGCCATCACCAGGAACCAGAAGTAACTCTCAGGACCAAAAGGTAAAACCATCGATCCACTTTGTGGAGCCCCTGTCACCAACTGGAATGAACAGCCTTCGTAAACCACCTCGATTTGGTCAGGGCAGGAGTCCTCGATCAGGAAGACCAGCTGATTTGAAAGTCCCTAAAGACAGACAGCAAAACTCAGCACGTGTTAAAACCCCAACACCAAGTCTAGAAACCTTACCACATTTAAGACCATTTCCATCCAATAGCTTGTCAAAGACGCCAACAGAAATAGGCCCGGAAAATAGTCCTGATCTGGGAAGTGGTTCTCAAGAAAAGTGTTTCTTTGATACCTATAGGCTTCACGATGAGAGTAATCAACGGGCACTTGTTCTCTCCACCTCTAAAGATGCAAATATCATTTCTGAGATGAGCAGAGAGGTGAATAGCAGCTTCAAAGAAACGGGGTTGAACTCTTCCGATGGCTCgggaaaagaaaatgtcccAGTGGATGAGCCACTGAGAAGCAAGGCTAATCTCATTGAAGTAGATCTGTCTGACTTAAAAGCTCCAGATGAAGGAGAACTTGAGAACCAGGATAGCTCTACGGATATAATTAGCGAAGGTGATCAGAAGTCTGGTGTGGGGTTTTTCTTCAAGGTAAATATGTTACCTTCATGTATTTGGTTATTGTTGCGCTTTTGTCCAGCATTAAGAACTTGTTTTTGCCACTTCATTCTTGAGTCATCTGATGGAACTGAATACGTTTTGGTTGCAGTGTTAGGATATGAGAAGAATGTATTTGAGGAGAAAAGTTGTTGACATTGTATGAAATCAGTCTCTTCTGATAGAGAGCAGTCTCTTGTCAACCTTATGTTCTGACATGacaatgctttcttttttaatttctgtttcaaaaaaacTCCAGGCCTTGAATTCAGTGAATTTATCTTCTGATTTTGTATACCGTGGTTCATACAAAGTTTATCGTTATGCTGGGGTTATCTATGTTCTCCACTCTAGGCAACATTGTAGTTGGTACTTTACAGTTTTACAAGGCTTTGTGTTGTTTAAGTTTACTTAAATCAGAGTAAGATGAGACCctagtttgttttattttaaggacTTAAAGGAGAATTTGGTGTAGAAGTTCTCCTGAACACCAAAAAATTCAGTATTGTTCTCTGACTTACACTCCTCAGTTCTGATGATCTAAAGGTTTCCAAAAGTATTGTCATGtgttttgcttaaaaatctTCCTGGAATCCTCAGCAGTCCTGTGATATCCAGTTTGATGTGTTTTCCTGCAGTCTTTAAAACTTTCTATCCCTGTGAACCTTTTAGGACGAGCAGAAAGCGGAAGATGAGTTGGCGAAAAAACGTGCAGCAttccttttaaaacagcagcGCAAAGCTGAGGAGGCTCGGCTTCGGAaacagcagctggaggctgAAGTTGAGCAAAAAAGAGATGAAGCTCGGTAATAGCGTGTGGAAAAGGATAGCTccttttatctttaaaatgaagaaaatcattcttTATTGAATGTcgtgttttgcttttcagtcgCAAAGCTGAGGAGGACAGAATACGcaaagaagaggagaaggcTCGTCGAGAACTTATCAAGCAAGAATACctaaggaaaaaacagcaacaaatctTGGAGGAGCAAGGGCTTGGAAAGCCCAAATCAAAGCCCAAGAAACCCAGGCCAAAGTCGGTCCACCGTGAGGAGTCTTACAGTGATTCAGGGACGAAGTGCTCTTCCACTCGTAAGGATTTTGAGTTGTTCATTCACAATGAGTCTGGTAAATCTGCTTTAACAAATGTATTCAcgttttctcatctgttttgcagctgaTAATTTGAGCAGTGCTCAGTCTGGTTCCAGTCTTTCTTTGGCCTCAGCAGCAACAACGGAACCTGAAAGTGTACACTCTGGTGGCACACCATCTCAGAGGTagggatattaaaaaaaaataatgttaatcTTACGTTATGAGAGTGTTAGGATTCAgtgttgtttgctttggtttgcagGAATAGAGGCACAACAATAGTTAGTGAATTAACCTTCTATTTTATGGGAGTGCCAAATTCAGTCTGTacaaacttgaatttttttttttccccccaattaATATAAACTTTGCCTCAGTAATCTGGTAGGAAGAGTCTGACAGTTGTGGGCAGGAAGAGGGACAGTAATCTGTTTGTTCAGATTGTGACTGGTGAATTTAAGATTTGAAGGGGAAgatgatttgttttctctgtccATCCCCAACAGGGTTGAATCCATGGAGTCCTTACCAATACTGAGCAGAAATCCtagcagaaacacagaaagagacTGGGAGAATGCTTCAACTGCATCTTCCATTGCTTCAGTGGCAGAATACACGGGTgactattttcattttagtttgaGCATTTGTTATGATTGTCACATCATGTAAAGCTCTGATGTTTGGTGTGACTTGTTACTACTGAGAAATTACCAAGcctattttgttctgtttaataTCTACAAGTAAATTATTGGAGAAAATGTTTAAGTTTTTCTAACACTTCTGGTTAATTAAAATCTTAATGATCTTAAGATTTGaggaaatgaagtttttttgcttctcttccttAGGTCCAAAATTATTTAAGGAACCCAGCAGCAAATCAAACAAACCTATTATTCACAATGCTATATCTCACTGCTGTCTTGCTGGAAAAGTGAATGAACCACATAAGAATTCAATATTAGAGgtaagcaataaaaatataaaatacaaaattatgaATCCACTCGCAGTAAAGTTCATCTGTAGTGCTCAGTTCGTAATCCTACTGATCCACGGTGGTGAATGCCATTTCCTAAAATGTACCTGTGAAATGAGAAACGCTATCCAAGAAAACCCCACTTTTTTAGCTGTATGTGAAAGCTAAAAGCTGGGTGCACAATGTGGGAGTTCTCACTGTGAACGCTCTCTGTGTATGTTTACctacttatttttaatgcaggaaCTTGAAAAATGTGATGCCAACCACTACATCATTTTGTTCCGCGATGCTGGCTGCCAGTTCAGAGCACTTTACTGCTACTATCCAGATACTGAAGAAATCTACAAGCTGACTGGGACAGGGCCAAAGAGCATCACCAAGAAAATGATTGACAAACTTTACAAGTACAGTTCAGACAGAAAACAGTTCAATGTGATTCCAGCCAAAACCATGTCTGTTAGTGTGGATGCTCTTACGATCCACAACCACTTGTGGCAAGCCAAGCGACCTGCAGTGCCAAAGAAGACTCAGACTCGTAAATGACACTGAGCTCTTGGGGAGGAGATTGCTGAATGGGATCGCATCAAATGAAGACATGTTTACCATTTTCCTCTGGTTTGGTATGAAATGTGCAGAaccataaacattttttaagaagtttctAAGCAGAAACCATGGATGCAAGTTATTAAGAATGAAGGAACATTATCAGTGTTTTTTATGAATGATAAATCTGCTGTTACACCCAATGCTAACTACTGTGGCTTT
Coding sequences within:
- the CAMSAP1 gene encoding calmodulin-regulated spectrin-associated protein 1 isoform X1, encoding MPAMVDVDVGAGGESGRRKMDALGDSAVEIVPLELYDSARAKIAANLQWICAKAYGIDNVPEELKDPFYIDQYEQEHIKPPVIKLLLSSELYCRVCSLILKGDQVAALQGHQSVIQALSRKGIYVMESDDTPVSESDLGCAPIKMSSHMAMIDALMMAYTVEMISIEKVVASVKRFSTFSASKELPYDLEDAMVFWINKVNLKMREITEKEVKLKQQLMESPGHQKVRYRRDHLSSRQLPYFPLLEDLMKDGSDGAALLAVIHYYCPEQMKLEDICLKEVTSIADSLYNIQLLREFSNEYLNKCFYLTLEDMLYAPLVLKPNVMVFIAELFWWFENVKPDFVQPRDIQEIKDVKTVLQQKSSRPPVPISNATKRSFMASPASANPADVQPSAQAGSEACSRYYLHPEEPDYLGKGGSPAFSPSHPLLPLRQKQQKSLQGEDSPGHRHRSNSLTRVDGQPRGSVLAWPEKKPRPLSQPTPFALHHSASTDVDPGSGDSISLARSISKDSLASNIVNVTPKNQPHPPSMKTNGKSLLNNVEIEDEDEELIAIIRSEERPNRGDLELQNAAARVPSIAATAWSPKVNSESSESKPDSFYLEPLMPAVLKPAKEKQIINKEDECGEGKQRSFITKRLNEGHLPLIRKKTNSSHGEHDLSRTFTPISSSDFTPVSESSAADSVSLVEAGLEASRPLASSSLDPSAQDQPTGGFFLHAAKSDDDIASKVNVSYVKSLNLHVPDTTWTMVRQDSDSDLLDIEDTEQDLVVLDDHPIVAKYIGEEESAKLQEDMKVKEHEDKDDASGRSSPCLSTISQVSSVSMASGSVRMTNFAERKLQRLNSYETKSSTSSSQKTTPDGSESCPAPLTTWKQKREQSPNRPNKDNVNLLASELVQLHMQLEEKRRAIEAQKKKMEALSARQRLKLGKAAFLHVVKKGKSPDVPQPLKPEHFPKEYPRHNGEDLDEVSLGSKSEEYFVKEEEREDILNDSQEVTKVKMQESIAFVEQHKPKDSAAIHELEKSKIISAALLEDNVTEVDINECDLSIEKLNETISTLQQAILKISQQQELLMKSPSVPSPGTRSNSQDQKVKPSIHFVEPLSPTGMNSLRKPPRFGQGRSPRSGRPADLKVPKDRQQNSARVKTPTPSLETLPHLRPFPSNSLSKTPTEIGPENSPDLGSGSQEKCFFDTYRLHDESNQRALVLSTSKDANIISEMSREVNSSFKETGLNSSDGSGKENVPVDEPLRSKANLIEVDLSDLKAPDEGELENQDSSTDIISEGDQKSGVGFFFKDEQKAEDELAKKRAAFLLKQQRKAEEARLRKQQLEAEVEQKRDEARRKAEEDRIRKEEEKARRELIKQEYLRKKQQQILEEQGLGKPKSKPKKPRPKSVHREESYSDSGTKCSSTPDNLSSAQSGSSLSLASAATTEPESVHSGGTPSQRVESMESLPILSRNPSRNTERDWENASTASSIASVAEYTGPKLFKEPSSKSNKPIIHNAISHCCLAGKVNEPHKNSILEELEKCDANHYIILFRDAGCQFRALYCYYPDTEEIYKLTGTGPKSITKKMIDKLYKYSSDRKQFNVIPAKTMSVSVDALTIHNHLWQAKRPAVPKKTQTRK
- the CAMSAP1 gene encoding calmodulin-regulated spectrin-associated protein 1 isoform X2, with protein sequence MVDVDVGAGGESGRRKMDALGDSAVEIVPLELYDSARAKIAANLQWICAKAYGIDNVPEELKDPFYIDQYEQEHIKPPVIKLLLSSELYCRVCSLILKGDQVAALQGHQSVIQALSRKGIYVMESDDTPVSESDLGCAPIKMSSHMAMIDALMMAYTVEMISIEKVVASVKRFSTFSASKELPYDLEDAMVFWINKVNLKMREITEKEVKLKQQLMESPGHQKVRYRRDHLSSRQLPYFPLLEDLMKDGSDGAALLAVIHYYCPEQMKLEDICLKEVTSIADSLYNIQLLREFSNEYLNKCFYLTLEDMLYAPLVLKPNVMVFIAELFWWFENVKPDFVQPRDIQEIKDVKTVLQQKSSRPPVPISNATKRSFMASPASANPADVQPSAQAGSEACSRYYLHPEEPDYLGKGGSPAFSPSHPLLPLRQKQQKSLQGEDSPGHRHRSNSLTRVDGQPRGSVLAWPEKKPRPLSQPTPFALHHSASTDVDPGSGDSISLARSISKDSLASNIVNVTPKNQPHPPSMKTNGKSLLNNVEIEDEDEELIAIIRSEERPNRGDLELQNAAARVPSIAATAWSPKVNSESSESKPDSFYLEPLMPAVLKPAKEKQIINKEDECGEGKQRSFITKRLNEGHLPLIRKKTNSSHGEHDLSRTFTPISSSDFTPVSESSAADSVSLVEAGLEASRPLASSSLDPSAQDQPTGGFFLHAAKSDDDIASKVNVSYVKSLNLHVPDTTWTMVRQDSDSDLLDIEDTEQDLVVLDDHPIVAKYIGEEESAKLQEDMKVKEHEDKDDASGRSSPCLSTISQVSSVSMASGSVRMTNFAERKLQRLNSYETKSSTSSSQKTTPDGSESCPAPLTTWKQKREQSPNRPNKDNVNLLASELVQLHMQLEEKRRAIEAQKKKMEALSARQRLKLGKAAFLHVVKKGKSPDVPQPLKPEHFPKEYPRHNGEDLDEVSLGSKSEEYFVKEEEREDILNDSQEVTKVKMQESIAFVEQHKPKDSAAIHELEKSKIISAALLEDNVTEVDINECDLSIEKLNETISTLQQAILKISQQQELLMKSPSVPSPGTRSNSQDQKVKPSIHFVEPLSPTGMNSLRKPPRFGQGRSPRSGRPADLKVPKDRQQNSARVKTPTPSLETLPHLRPFPSNSLSKTPTEIGPENSPDLGSGSQEKCFFDTYRLHDESNQRALVLSTSKDANIISEMSREVNSSFKETGLNSSDGSGKENVPVDEPLRSKANLIEVDLSDLKAPDEGELENQDSSTDIISEGDQKSGVGFFFKDEQKAEDELAKKRAAFLLKQQRKAEEARLRKQQLEAEVEQKRDEARRKAEEDRIRKEEEKARRELIKQEYLRKKQQQILEEQGLGKPKSKPKKPRPKSVHREESYSDSGTKCSSTPDNLSSAQSGSSLSLASAATTEPESVHSGGTPSQRVESMESLPILSRNPSRNTERDWENASTASSIASVAEYTGPKLFKEPSSKSNKPIIHNAISHCCLAGKVNEPHKNSILEELEKCDANHYIILFRDAGCQFRALYCYYPDTEEIYKLTGTGPKSITKKMIDKLYKYSSDRKQFNVIPAKTMSVSVDALTIHNHLWQAKRPAVPKKTQTRK